The Culex pipiens pallens isolate TS chromosome 2, TS_CPP_V2, whole genome shotgun sequence DNA window TGATGGTTTCCTTCTTCTCCTTGTTTCTCCCCTGGCAGGTTCCTCCGGTGTTCAACGGCGCGTTCAACAGTCGAAAATTGGTCCAATTGTTGCTGCTAGGACGGGTTTGAACGACCCAAACCACCCAAAACCGGAATGTATCTGGGCTGGGCGTACGACGGGGTCAACGCTTCCGTGCCCCGGAACACCGGTCCGGAATGTGCCGGCTTCCTGACGCCGAGTCAGAAGCTGGTGGAGAGTATGATCCTACTCCCCCTAGCGGCGATCGCCTTCAAACTGGCCATCGCCCGGCTCAAACCGATCACGTTCCGGCGGAACACCCCGTTCATCTCCACTCCAAACCTCCAGCCCGGAACGGGCGGGGGCACGTTGGGGTTCCGCAGCAGTAGCATCAGCCACCTGGCCAGCAGTAGCAATCACAACCTGCAGCATCACTACCAACGGGTAGGACCCAGCGGGCACCACCTGGAACCGGACCACCGGGAgttgctgctgcagcagcaccACCACCGGCGATCCTCCTCGGTGGAGTACTGCAGCTGTCACCGGTGTGCCGCCAGCCATCACCCTGTGGCGGCCAACTCGGCGGCCCTGGACGGGGAAGCACCCAGCTGGGCCAAGCAAGCACTGCTCATCACCATGACCCTGACGATCGGCGTCGAACTAGGCTTTAAGTTTGCAACTAGGACTGTTATCTACATTTTAAATCCTTGCCACATCACCACCATGTTACAGGTTCGTAAACCCCTCCTTCCACATAACCTCAAAACTAATCCTCAATCCCCACAGATCTACCTGCTGGCCTGTAACAAGCCGAAGAAGAGCACCACGGCTCTCTTCCGGATACAGATGATGTACCTGAACGGGCCGCTGCTGGCGTTCATGTTCCCCGAGACGGACAGCCGGCAGCTGCCGCTGGAGGCCGCCATCTACTGGATTCAGCACGCGCTGATGGTCATCATACCGATCTATCTGCTGCGGACGGGAGGTACGGTTGCGTTCAGGATTTTGAGATCGATGAATAATCTTGTCTTGCTTTTTTAGGTGTCTACAACATGGAGGCCGTGAACGACTACACCTGGAATACGATCGCCTACTCGGCGAGCATTTTCTACCACTTTGTCTTTCTGCAGATCGTGGCTATCGTGAGtagaaatttatttacaataatATCGAttaatttatgaatattttcataaaatattcatAACTTCACGACTTAATGGATGCCtacacggaaaggagttccaactaaaattcaacaattcaaattagctggcttcaaattggtgaacagtgatttattttgttgaattatctaaaattacaagtaaATTAACCAActactcaatttttttacaaaacaacgtatttccgaaaaaaatacacaaaatttaagtttttcacaatatgagtatcaaatgaccgatttttttctacatttcaaatgtaacaacttttgaaagtttgtgtatttttttcgaaaataagtagttttgtgaaaattttgagtattttcaaaaaatgttggtattgcattcgaaatgtatgaaaaaatcagaacttttgatacccatattgtaaaaactgaaactttgagtattttttcgaaaaaactgtagttttgtaaaaaaattgagtattaaaaaacatgttgtatgaaaatgtatgaaaaaaccgatcatttcatacccatattgtagaaaactgaaattttgagtaatttttcgaaaatacgtaattttgtgaaaatttttaatatttcaagaaattttgttattatattcgaaatgtatgaaaaaatcccgatcattagatacccatattgtgaaaaaactgaaattttgagtattttttcgctctgtgcttcagttaaaaactgagccgtgcttaaccgaggcagctgaatgAATCAAACCCGGGGCAATGCAAAATCGGAGCATGactgtatttttggatttttttcttttttttttttttgaataggtcctacaaacatatgaaaaaccaacacaaacacacaaaaaatccaGATATCAATGGAACTAAAAGTACCATGCTTCCCCATCGAAATGAGTTCCCAGTACATATTGCTGGAGAAGCATGATGCTTTATGTTCGATTCATCTATGTtagtgttttagtatttttcgtaAAAGCCCAACTAATCTCCATTCTTTTGAAACGTGGCCAGcttaaattggttcagccgttccagagatgattgttaaaaaaatgttttgccgttgtaattattatttgaaatacattttttgaatgaataacttgTTT harbors:
- the LOC120429998 gene encoding transmembrane protein 164; translated protein: MYLGWAYDGVNASVPRNTGPECAGFLTPSQKLVESMILLPLAAIAFKLAIARLKPITFRRNTPFISTPNLQPGTGGGTLGFRSSSISHLASSSNHNLQHHYQRVGPSGHHLEPDHRELLLQQHHHRRSSSVEYCSCHRCAASHHPVAANSAALDGEAPSWAKQALLITMTLTIGVELGFKFATRTVIYILNPCHITTMLQIYLLACNKPKKSTTALFRIQMMYLNGPLLAFMFPETDSRQLPLEAAIYWIQHALMVIIPIYLLRTGGVYNMEAVNDYTWNTIAYSASIFYHFVFLQIVAIPTQVNLNHMLCPAIKDPFEGPHYRAIAVTHEAVLSTLLCKLVTVLFSPLPPPIITNPPFIKNGGGGAGGSSVSDSPSASNIATTSPLVTSGTSGGHYISRPSSRPSSRSSSPAKSVTMQENNIIIKTSKID